The following DNA comes from Fibrobacter sp..
CTGCCGGACTGGGGCTTGTCGGGAGACACGTCGTCCAGAAGGCGGCGATTTCCCAGATCCTCTTGCAAAATCTGGGCGGAATTTTCGTCGACGCTGAACAACTTCGGTACCGGAAGGCCTTCTGCCTTGAACACCTGGGAATATTCCACGAACTTCTTGAAATCGTCGTTTACTTCGGCGGACACCTGCAGCACGGAGGAACGCTCGCCAGAAGAAATCCGGTAGTAGCGGCGGCCCGAGCCCGCCCCAGCGATGGATTCTACAGAAAAATCATCGGCATAGCCATGGGAGCCGAGATAACCCTTAATCTTTTCGGAAATTTTCAATTCTTCACCATTCATGGTATAGAATATACTTTATCCCGAGGAAAAAAGCCAATAATTATTATGAAAAAGGGTTCTTTTCCCTAGTCCCTAAATTCTAGATCCTAGCCCCTAGATCCTAACCCCTAATCTCTTCGTCCGTCAGGTAGCAGGCAGGGTCTTCGGCCCAGAAGTCGCCGGTCACGGCCTCGGCGCGGGTGCGGAAGTTGCCGTTGCACAGGTTCAGGTAGGCGCACTTGGGGCAGCGGCCCTTCAAAAGGGGTTTGCGGTCCTTGAGGCCCGCCATAATGGGGTTGCTCAGGTCGGTCCAGATTTCACCGAAGGGGCGTTCCCGCACGTTCCCCAGGGTGATGTACTGGGTGAACTGGTCGGGGTGGACATTCCCTACACTGTCGATGTTTCCGAAGGCCATGCCGCTACGGTTCCCGCCATTGCTCTGGATGAGCTTCAGCACGCGCTCCCCGAGGGCGGGGTCCTTTTCCCTCATCTTGAGGTACAGGTAGACGGCGTCGGCATGGTTATCTACGGTGAGAATTTCCTTATTGATGCCACGGGCCTTGAAATCCAGGGTACGGCTGATAATCAGGTCCATGACCTGGCGGCTCTCTTCGTGGCTCAGGTCACGCTTCACCATGGCAGAGCCACGACCGCTGTAGACAAGGTGGTAGAAGCACACCCGATCAATATTTTCCTGTTCCAGCAAATCGAAGATGGAATCCAGGTCCTGGAAATTGTCACGGGTGATGGTAAAGCGAAGTCCTACCTTTTGCCCCGTGGCCACGCAGTTGCGGATGCCCCGGAGCGCCATCTGGTATGCTCCAGGCTTACCGCGGAACTTGTCGTGAGTGGCTTCACAGCCGTCCAGGCTGATGCCCACGTACCCTACGCCCATGTCCTTCAGGCGCTTTGCGGTGTCTTCGTCTATGCGGGTGCCGTTGGTGCTGATGGTTGGGCGGATTCCCTTGCCGGCGGCATAATTCGCCAGTTCAAAGAAGTCCGGCCGCAACAGAGGCTCGCCACCGCTAAACAAGATGACGGGAACCTTGAAATCCGCAAGCTGGTCGATGAGCGAAAGGCCTTCTTCGTGGGTCAGTTCGTTCTGGTACTTGATGGCCTCGGAGCGGGCGTAGCAGTGAACACAGTTCAAGTTGCAGGTCTTGGTGCAGTTCCAGACCACCACAGGTCCACGACCTTCGCTCACCCCGTTCCGGGCTTCGTGAGCCTCGGGAGTATAGCGAAGGGTATCACCGAAATTCGGCACATCCATCAACAGCTTGGTAATGCTAATCATGGAGGGAAATGTAGAAAACTAATCCTTAAGGCAACGGACGGATAGCGCGAAGTCCTTGCCGTCGTCCTCCAGGAATGCACGCTCGTAGCTGTAGTTCAGATACATGCTGTACACGTTGCTACCGATTTCAGTGGAGCTCCAGAAGGTGACATTGTTGCCCAAATTGCGGAAGCCGCTATCGATGTTGCGGGCGCC
Coding sequences within:
- the nirJ1 gene encoding putative heme d1 biosynthesis radical SAM protein NirJ1; its protein translation is MISITKLLMDVPNFGDTLRYTPEAHEARNGVSEGRGPVVVWNCTKTCNLNCVHCYARSEAIKYQNELTHEEGLSLIDQLADFKVPVILFSGGEPLLRPDFFELANYAAGKGIRPTISTNGTRIDEDTAKRLKDMGVGYVGISLDGCEATHDKFRGKPGAYQMALRGIRNCVATGQKVGLRFTITRDNFQDLDSIFDLLEQENIDRVCFYHLVYSGRGSAMVKRDLSHEESRQVMDLIISRTLDFKARGINKEILTVDNHADAVYLYLKMREKDPALGERVLKLIQSNGGNRSGMAFGNIDSVGNVHPDQFTQYITLGNVRERPFGEIWTDLSNPIMAGLKDRKPLLKGRCPKCAYLNLCNGNFRTRAEAVTGDFWAEDPACYLTDEEIRG